One window from the genome of Ammoniphilus sp. CFH 90114 encodes:
- a CDS encoding peptidase U32 family protein encodes MKKPELLITAGNLNEVKQYLDAGADAVTIGIEEYGLRLPGSLTSEEMKEAVAYAHARNRKVYAAVNALLHNDKLEGLAKYLEELRALGVDAIEYADPAVLMTARKVTPDMPLHWNAEIIATSINTISYWASKGIKRAVISRELNMEEILQIKEESEVEIETQVHGMSCIFHSKRPLVSSYFQHLGKDAVIEGKGRERGLYLREEKREDIFYPIYEDQSGTHIMSAEDICILENLDEIMDQGLDSLRIEALLKSADYNVIVIKAYREAIDLYSEDPDAFFERLDDWKEQIEAVQDAKRPLSTGFYFKELVF; translated from the coding sequence ATGAAGAAACCTGAGCTTCTCATTACAGCGGGGAACTTAAATGAAGTTAAACAGTATCTCGATGCCGGGGCTGATGCTGTAACAATTGGAATCGAAGAGTATGGTTTGCGTCTTCCGGGATCTTTAACATCAGAAGAGATGAAGGAAGCTGTTGCTTATGCTCACGCAAGGAATCGGAAGGTTTACGCAGCAGTGAATGCCCTCCTGCATAACGACAAGCTAGAAGGATTAGCCAAGTATTTAGAAGAGCTTCGGGCTTTAGGTGTAGACGCGATAGAGTATGCGGACCCAGCCGTTCTCATGACGGCGAGGAAGGTCACCCCTGATATGCCTTTGCACTGGAACGCAGAGATCATTGCAACCAGTATAAATACGATTAGCTATTGGGCATCGAAAGGGATTAAGAGGGCTGTAATATCCCGTGAGCTAAATATGGAGGAGATCTTGCAGATTAAGGAAGAATCTGAGGTCGAAATCGAAACTCAGGTGCATGGTATGTCATGCATTTTCCATTCCAAGCGTCCACTAGTCAGTTCTTATTTTCAACATTTAGGTAAGGATGCCGTGATTGAGGGGAAGGGGAGAGAGAGAGGTCTCTACCTTCGTGAAGAAAAACGAGAAGATATTTTCTACCCAATCTATGAAGATCAGAGCGGAACGCATATCATGAGTGCTGAGGATATCTGTATTTTAGAAAATCTTGACGAAATCATGGACCAAGGGTTGGATTCCTTGAGGATTGAGGCGTTGCTTAAGTCTGCTGATTACAATGTGATTGTAATTAAGGCTTATCGTGAAGCTATTGACTTATACAGTGAGGATCCTGATGCCTTTTTTGAGCGACTGGATGATTGGAAAGAACAAATCGAAGCTGTCCAAGACGCCAAGAGACCCCTTAGTACAGGCTTTTACTTTAAAGAGTTGGTATTCTAA
- a CDS encoding U32 family peptidase, whose product MQNIMEKAPSKRGPILKKPEVLAPAGSLEKLKIAVHYGADAIYIGGQQFSLRANADNYTYEEMKEGAEFAHAHGAKIYVAANIIAHNEDMDGLEEFFAKLYEVGIDAVIVADPALIEACKKGAPNLEIHLSTQASTTNWQSVQFWKDEGIARVVLAREVSFEEIREIKKHVDVEIEQFIHGAMCPAYSGRCVLSNHMTARDSNRGGCCHSCRWSYDMFENPEEADHDQAISGEEDHPFSFSSKDLSMIEHIPEIVESGIDSLKIEGRMKSVHYVATVVNAYRQAIDAYCADPDNYVLNPQWVEDIYKAAHRSTTTGFFYDTPGVEDHLYGEAESLAEYDFAGLVLDYDADNGIATIQQRTHFKLGQQVEFFGPGGRFFRQTVKEMWDEDGKEIEKAPHPLMTVKVRVDQAVSAWDIMRKQK is encoded by the coding sequence ATGCAAAATATAATGGAAAAAGCTCCTTCAAAACGAGGGCCTATATTGAAGAAACCAGAAGTTCTCGCACCTGCAGGAAGCTTAGAGAAGCTAAAAATTGCTGTTCACTATGGCGCAGACGCCATTTATATTGGAGGTCAGCAGTTTAGTCTTAGAGCAAATGCGGATAATTATACCTATGAAGAAATGAAAGAAGGCGCCGAATTTGCCCATGCCCATGGAGCAAAGATTTATGTAGCAGCCAACATCATCGCTCATAATGAAGATATGGACGGCTTAGAGGAATTTTTCGCTAAGTTATATGAAGTTGGAATAGATGCGGTCATCGTAGCGGACCCTGCTTTAATTGAAGCTTGCAAAAAAGGAGCGCCTAATCTAGAAATCCACCTAAGTACACAGGCTTCTACTACGAATTGGCAATCCGTTCAGTTTTGGAAAGATGAAGGAATTGCCCGGGTTGTTCTTGCCCGTGAGGTTTCTTTTGAAGAAATTAGAGAGATTAAAAAGCATGTAGATGTGGAGATTGAACAGTTCATCCATGGAGCCATGTGTCCCGCTTATTCAGGGCGATGTGTCCTGTCAAACCATATGACGGCTCGCGACTCTAATCGTGGAGGATGTTGCCATTCCTGTCGATGGAGCTATGATATGTTTGAGAATCCAGAGGAGGCGGATCATGACCAGGCAATCTCTGGTGAGGAAGATCATCCGTTTAGCTTCAGTTCGAAGGATTTAAGTATGATTGAACATATACCAGAGATTGTTGAATCTGGTATCGATTCGTTAAAGATTGAGGGCCGTATGAAAAGTGTTCATTACGTGGCAACTGTAGTTAATGCTTACCGTCAGGCCATTGATGCCTATTGTGCGGATCCAGATAATTATGTGTTAAATCCTCAATGGGTAGAGGACATTTACAAGGCGGCTCACCGATCTACAACAACAGGGTTCTTTTACGATACACCTGGAGTTGAAGATCATCTTTATGGCGAAGCAGAATCACTTGCTGAATATGACTTTGCTGGACTTGTCCTTGATTACGACGCGGATAACGGAATTGCAACGATCCAACAGAGAACTCATTTTAAATTAGGTCAGCAAGTGGAATTCTTCGGCCCCGGCGGACGTTTCTTCCGTCAGACGGTTAAAGAGATGTGGGATGAAGATGGAAAAGAAATTGAGAAAGCTCCCCATCCGCTTATGACTGTAAAAGTAAGAGTTGACCAAGCCGTAAGTGCTTGGGATATCATGAGAAAACAAAAGTAA
- a CDS encoding penicillin-binding protein 2, which translates to MKKDANGSKRRIFFVLSLLVITWFALLGRLIWIQVIGVHQFSKHQVNLVAEAVSQRKQGVTLHTGRGDIQDREGRSLTGSEVSGLAIFPLARGRLDEQKVTELASILRMREENLYNWISEVKSPTFARNSQGKIISLSEEQSLAIDQLALPGVISLPVTERYQADAVATQLIGYISQNPDLVQREYAEELKKGEITRNTLIGASGLERSFERLLQGVGPTTVSYFVDGKGNPLNGLKARLVEQENQFYPLSLRTTIDKSLQQKVERWMKEEGMNLGSVVVLDAKSREVLAMASLPEFHPSRIDMERGNWVNRAIKQTVPGSVFKTVVAAAVLEEEVVDPDETFVCDGHYGKYGFSCWLEEGHGEVTFAEAFAHSCNITFARAALRLQPGDLEKYAEKLGLTGQVGWQQAPFFKMDSFRQFDGEDRGQIFSSYTSRNDEGVLIQTAIGQRDVQMTPLQAANMVATILDGGKKEEVRVVKEIRYKTGSLFHSFDSHEIEGESIDRYTAYQLRQMMESVVDEGTGKSLQDATWNLAGKTGTAQTNNGKNNQWFVGYGPAEAPQYVIVVVAEQEPNSGRNKVMPIVKKVMNDLAMP; encoded by the coding sequence TTGAAGAAGGATGCAAATGGAAGCAAGAGAAGAATATTTTTCGTTTTATCCTTACTCGTGATCACCTGGTTTGCCTTGCTTGGGCGGTTGATCTGGATTCAGGTCATTGGCGTTCACCAATTCTCCAAGCACCAAGTAAACCTGGTAGCAGAAGCCGTATCCCAGCGCAAGCAGGGCGTTACGTTACATACTGGGCGAGGTGATATCCAAGACCGAGAGGGTCGATCCTTGACCGGAAGCGAGGTTTCTGGACTGGCGATCTTTCCTTTAGCTAGAGGTCGTTTAGATGAGCAGAAGGTAACAGAGCTGGCATCCATCCTCCGTATGCGCGAAGAAAACCTTTATAACTGGATTTCTGAGGTAAAGTCTCCAACTTTTGCACGTAATAGCCAAGGAAAGATTATATCTTTATCTGAAGAACAGTCGCTGGCCATTGACCAGCTTGCCCTCCCAGGAGTCATTTCTCTTCCAGTTACAGAACGGTATCAAGCAGATGCGGTAGCTACCCAACTGATTGGCTATATCAGTCAGAATCCTGACTTGGTGCAAAGAGAGTATGCTGAGGAACTAAAGAAGGGTGAGATTACGAGAAATACCCTAATTGGCGCTTCTGGGCTTGAAAGGAGTTTTGAGAGACTCTTGCAAGGTGTGGGTCCGACGACAGTCTCCTATTTTGTAGATGGAAAGGGAAATCCCCTTAACGGACTAAAAGCACGTTTAGTTGAGCAGGAGAACCAGTTTTATCCTCTCTCTTTAAGAACAACGATTGATAAATCTCTTCAGCAGAAAGTGGAACGCTGGATGAAGGAAGAGGGAATGAATTTAGGCTCCGTTGTCGTGTTAGATGCTAAATCTAGAGAAGTTCTTGCGATGGCGAGCTTGCCAGAATTTCATCCAAGTCGAATCGATATGGAACGTGGGAACTGGGTTAATCGCGCTATAAAACAGACCGTTCCTGGATCAGTGTTTAAAACGGTTGTCGCGGCTGCAGTATTAGAGGAGGAAGTGGTAGACCCAGACGAAACCTTCGTATGTGATGGGCATTACGGAAAATATGGATTTTCTTGCTGGCTAGAGGAAGGGCATGGAGAAGTAACTTTTGCTGAAGCCTTCGCTCATTCTTGTAATATAACGTTTGCAAGAGCAGCTCTGCGATTGCAGCCGGGAGACTTGGAAAAGTACGCTGAAAAATTAGGGTTAACCGGGCAAGTAGGCTGGCAGCAAGCCCCTTTTTTTAAGATGGACAGCTTTCGTCAATTTGATGGCGAAGATCGCGGACAAATCTTTTCTTCTTATACTTCAAGAAACGACGAAGGTGTATTGATCCAGACAGCCATTGGTCAACGAGATGTGCAGATGACTCCATTACAAGCTGCTAACATGGTAGCTACAATTCTTGATGGAGGGAAGAAGGAAGAAGTCCGCGTAGTAAAGGAAATTCGATATAAGACTGGATCACTCTTTCATTCCTTTGACTCGCATGAAATAGAAGGAGAAAGCATAGACCGCTATACTGCCTATCAACTACGCCAGATGATGGAATCCGTTGTCGATGAGGGCACGGGGAAAAGCCTCCAAGACGCAACATGGAATTTAGCAGGGAAGACAGGGACAGCTCAGACGAACAACGGAAAAAACAATCAGTGGTTTGTTGGATATGGTCCTGCAGAAGCTCCTCAATATGTAATTGTAGTCGTCGCCGAACAAGAGCCTAATTCAGGAAGAAATAAGGTCATGCCTATTGTTAAAAAGGTGATGAATGATTTAGCTATGCCGTGA
- a CDS encoding PDGLE domain-containing protein codes for MNKKTPYFLIFTVAITLFLAPIASSLPDGLERVAHDLGFIANEAKPLFELFPDYQVPYVENEWIGTALSGIVGLFLCLGVVYLYGRAYTLLTRTKKRADLPVTFRRNRT; via the coding sequence ATGAATAAAAAAACCCCTTATTTCCTTATCTTTACTGTCGCTATCACTTTATTCCTTGCTCCTATCGCCTCTTCTTTACCAGACGGACTAGAACGAGTAGCCCATGATCTAGGTTTTATCGCAAACGAGGCGAAGCCCCTATTTGAATTATTTCCGGACTATCAAGTTCCCTATGTTGAGAACGAATGGATAGGAACCGCATTATCTGGTATAGTCGGTTTATTTCTTTGCCTAGGTGTAGTCTACCTGTATGGGCGAGCTTATACCTTGCTTACTAGAACAAAGAAAAGAGCAGATCTTCCGGTTACATTTCGCCGTAACAGGACATAA
- a CDS encoding energy-coupling factor ABC transporter permease: protein MTSVIIIQALFFQDGGIAALGANLFNIALVAPWIGYGIFKLFERWKSLRPISIFIAAWLSVTASAALVAIELFFSGIVPLGLALKAMLTWHSIIGVAEGIITVVVLRYVMERQSNQETFFAPGAEVVER, encoded by the coding sequence ATGACCTCTGTTATCATCATTCAAGCCCTTTTCTTCCAGGATGGGGGAATTGCTGCTTTGGGGGCTAACCTGTTTAATATAGCATTAGTTGCCCCTTGGATTGGTTACGGCATCTTTAAGCTCTTTGAACGTTGGAAATCCTTACGTCCCATCTCCATTTTTATTGCTGCCTGGTTATCTGTGACAGCATCTGCGGCATTAGTAGCCATAGAATTGTTCTTCTCAGGAATAGTTCCGCTCGGTCTAGCGTTGAAAGCTATGCTGACTTGGCACTCCATCATCGGGGTCGCTGAGGGGATTATTACTGTCGTGGTTTTACGATATGTAATGGAGCGACAGTCGAATCAAGAAACGTTCTTTGCACCAGGGGCAGAAGTGGTGGAAAGATGA
- a CDS encoding energy-coupling factor ABC transporter permease: MHIPDGFLSAPVCSSLAVISAAGIYVAMKKTKFDEEQSQIPLIGVTTAFIFAAQMINFPVGGVTSGHLAGGNFSCYSTWSLDGHACHDLCYHHSSPFLPGWGNCCFGG, encoded by the coding sequence ATGCATATCCCCGATGGATTTTTGAGCGCACCCGTATGTAGCTCTCTGGCTGTTATTTCTGCTGCGGGTATCTATGTCGCTATGAAGAAAACGAAGTTTGACGAAGAGCAATCTCAAATTCCCCTAATTGGAGTGACAACCGCCTTTATCTTTGCTGCTCAGATGATAAACTTCCCTGTGGGCGGCGTAACTTCTGGTCATCTCGCCGGGGGGAACTTTAGCTGCTATTCTACTTGGTCCTTGGATGGCCATGCTTGCCATGACCTCTGTTATCATCATTCAAGCCCTTTTCTTCCAGGATGGGGGAATTGCTGCTTTGGGGGCTAA
- the sigK gene encoding RNA polymerase sporulation sigma factor SigK translates to MPGLFTAISLLIKEMVLFISYIKNNAFPQPLSEADELKYLKMMEKGSEHARNMLIEHNLRLVAHIVKKFENTGEDSEDLISIGTIGLIKAIESYQTNKGTKLATYAARCIENEILMHLRSLKKTRKDVSLHDPIGTDKEGNEISLIDVLGTDMNEVVDKVQLQIEKSKIYKHIHVLDDREKEVIIGRFGLETQEEKTQREIAKELGISRSYVSRIEKRALMKLFNEFYRKQSTTKTR, encoded by the coding sequence GTGCCAGGTTTGTTTACTGCCATCTCTTTGCTCATAAAAGAGATGGTCCTTTTTATCTCCTATATTAAAAATAACGCTTTCCCTCAACCCCTTTCTGAAGCGGATGAATTAAAATATCTGAAGATGATGGAAAAGGGGAGCGAGCATGCACGGAACATGCTAATTGAACATAATCTTCGATTAGTTGCCCATATCGTGAAGAAATTCGAAAATACGGGAGAAGACAGTGAAGATTTAATTTCAATTGGTACTATTGGGCTGATTAAAGCAATTGAAAGCTACCAGACGAATAAAGGGACGAAGCTTGCAACGTATGCTGCCCGTTGTATAGAGAACGAGATTTTGATGCATTTGAGATCTCTTAAGAAAACGAGAAAAGATGTTTCCTTACATGATCCTATAGGTACCGATAAAGAGGGAAATGAAATCTCGCTTATTGATGTGCTAGGAACGGATATGAATGAAGTAGTGGATAAGGTGCAATTGCAGATCGAGAAGAGCAAGATCTACAAGCATATCCATGTCCTTGATGATCGAGAAAAAGAGGTTATTATCGGGCGCTTCGGTTTAGAAACCCAAGAAGAAAAGACGCAGCGGGAGATAGCAAAGGAATTAGGAATATCAAGGTCTTACGTATCTCGTATTGAGAAGAGAGCCTTGATGAAGCTGTTTAATGAATTTTATCGGAAGCAGTCCACGACCAAAACGAGATGA
- a CDS encoding Fur family transcriptional regulator, with translation MNVDQALEILKKEGYKYTGKREEMIRIFANQKRYMSAKELLDLMKDEYPNLSFDTIYRNLSLFSDLNILEETELSGERKYRFQCSDDHHHHHLICLGCGKTKHLRACPLDGMLGAPEDFTITGHKFEIYGYCSSCEAQ, from the coding sequence ATGAATGTGGACCAGGCATTGGAAATCCTTAAAAAAGAAGGGTATAAATATACAGGTAAACGAGAAGAAATGATCCGCATCTTTGCGAATCAAAAGAGATATATGTCAGCTAAAGAGCTGTTAGATCTTATGAAGGATGAGTATCCTAATCTAAGCTTTGATACGATCTATCGCAACTTATCTCTTTTCTCAGATCTTAATATTTTAGAAGAAACCGAATTGAGCGGAGAGCGTAAATATAGATTTCAGTGCAGTGACGATCATCATCACCATCATCTTATCTGCTTAGGATGCGGGAAAACAAAACACCTCAGAGCTTGTCCGTTGGATGGGATGCTCGGAGCTCCCGAAGACTTTACCATTACTGGCCATAAGTTCGAAATCTACGGATATTGCAGCAGTTGTGAGGCACAATAG
- a CDS encoding TetR family transcriptional regulator, whose amino-acid sequence MSEQHILEASRKLFAMYGYDYVSVRKIASEADVNIGSISYYFHNKIGILQKIVEDFYLGLGEMIHPILDGPITDRSGAIKALTGRALEYMYNHFDSSRVVLREITLETERFEEVIKPNYMALNNKLITFFERVGTEEPRRALIKFMALTRYPFSNANSVELYYQRPFGPDLFDEYIETVLSSLSSELSA is encoded by the coding sequence ATGTCGGAGCAGCATATATTGGAGGCTTCTAGAAAATTATTTGCCATGTATGGATATGATTACGTATCGGTCAGAAAAATTGCTTCAGAAGCAGATGTTAATATTGGATCAATCTCCTATTATTTCCATAATAAAATTGGAATCCTACAGAAAATTGTAGAAGATTTTTACTTGGGACTAGGAGAGATGATTCACCCTATTTTAGATGGACCGATTACAGACAGAAGTGGCGCTATCAAGGCTCTGACCGGGAGAGCCTTGGAATATATGTACAATCATTTTGATTCCTCTAGAGTGGTGTTGAGGGAGATTACCTTAGAAACGGAACGGTTTGAAGAAGTCATAAAGCCTAATTATATGGCTCTTAACAATAAGCTCATCACCTTTTTTGAACGAGTTGGAACGGAGGAACCTCGCAGAGCCCTTATTAAGTTTATGGCTTTGACTCGCTATCCATTCTCTAACGCCAATAGTGTGGAGCTTTATTATCAGCGGCCGTTTGGTCCTGACTTGTTTGATGAATACATTGAAACCGTCCTGTCATCTTTATCAAGCGAACTGTCGGCTTAA
- a CDS encoding YqeG family HAD IIIA-type phosphatase, whose product MKKLLPDLHVYSIYDIDLQALKKRGIKGIVTDLDNTLIEWDRPNATPKLMEWLNHLKEEGFQVIVVSNNNRIRVSAFADPLGIPYIHAAKKPTRTPFQDAMRRLDLSPEEIVVIGDQMFTDVLGGNRLGLYTILVVPVAQTDGFFTRFNRQLERIALSWMRKKGLITWED is encoded by the coding sequence CTGAAGAAGCTGCTTCCTGATTTACATGTCTACTCCATATACGATATAGATCTTCAAGCGTTAAAGAAGCGTGGGATTAAAGGGATTGTCACGGATCTTGACAATACACTTATTGAGTGGGATCGACCGAATGCAACTCCGAAGTTGATGGAATGGTTAAACCATTTGAAGGAGGAGGGCTTTCAGGTCATTGTTGTATCCAACAATAATCGCATTCGAGTATCCGCTTTTGCGGATCCTCTGGGAATTCCGTATATTCATGCTGCAAAAAAACCAACTCGAACTCCATTTCAGGATGCCATGAGAAGGTTAGATCTTTCGCCTGAAGAGATTGTCGTGATTGGCGATCAGATGTTTACCGATGTATTGGGAGGTAATCGGTTAGGACTGTATACCATCTTAGTGGTACCAGTCGCCCAAACGGATGGCTTTTTTACCCGATTTAACCGACAATTGGAACGAATTGCTCTTTCTTGGATGAGGAAAAAAGGGCTGATAACTTGGGAGGATTAA
- the yqeH gene encoding ribosome biogenesis GTPase YqeH → MESIVDTRHCAGCGVVIQVDDPKRPGYVPTGALAKEKIICQRCFRIKHYNEVAQVSMDDDDFVRILNQIGNTKALVVKVVDIFDFNGSWLKGLHRFVGKNPILLVGNKLDLLPKAINANRLVNWMKYEAKQLGLKPVDVVLCSAQKGTGIDRLVEAMSTYRKRQDVFVVGATNVGKSSLINRLLKEYGGGEDELTTSRFPGTTLDMIEIPIDDQTSLFDTPGIINRDQIVHMVDPEDLKLISPDKAINPKVYQLNDKQTLFFGGMARIDFVRGEKQSFVVYASNRISIHRTKLEKADELYQTHLGTDILSPPTGEKAKNLPPLRRVSFKIPPGEKKDIVISGLGWITPGQTGAWVDVHVPVGVSVVLRNSLI, encoded by the coding sequence ATGGAATCGATTGTTGATACAAGACATTGTGCTGGCTGCGGAGTAGTCATCCAAGTGGATGATCCTAAGAGACCGGGATATGTTCCAACAGGCGCATTAGCGAAAGAAAAAATTATATGTCAGCGCTGTTTTCGAATCAAGCACTATAATGAAGTAGCTCAAGTCTCGATGGATGATGATGACTTTGTGCGCATCTTAAACCAAATCGGGAATACCAAGGCACTCGTCGTTAAAGTGGTTGATATTTTTGATTTTAATGGAAGCTGGCTAAAAGGGCTTCATCGGTTTGTGGGAAAAAACCCGATACTATTAGTAGGGAATAAACTTGACTTATTGCCTAAAGCAATTAATGCAAATCGTCTGGTCAATTGGATGAAATATGAGGCTAAACAATTAGGGTTAAAACCTGTGGATGTGGTCCTTTGCAGTGCCCAAAAAGGAACGGGGATCGACCGATTAGTGGAAGCGATGTCTACATACCGAAAACGTCAAGATGTGTTCGTTGTAGGAGCTACCAATGTGGGAAAGTCTAGCTTAATCAACCGTCTTCTTAAGGAGTATGGTGGGGGTGAAGATGAACTGACCACCTCAAGGTTCCCTGGTACTACTCTTGATATGATTGAAATTCCCATCGATGATCAAACCTCCTTATTTGATACTCCGGGAATAATCAATCGTGATCAGATTGTACATATGGTAGATCCAGAGGACTTAAAGCTGATCTCACCTGATAAGGCGATAAATCCTAAGGTGTATCAATTAAACGATAAGCAAACTTTGTTTTTCGGAGGAATGGCGCGTATCGACTTTGTACGGGGAGAAAAGCAATCATTCGTTGTCTATGCCTCCAATAGAATCTCGATTCATCGTACCAAATTAGAAAAGGCTGATGAGCTCTACCAGACGCATTTAGGGACTGACATTCTTTCACCTCCAACAGGTGAAAAAGCCAAAAACTTGCCTCCCTTGCGGAGGGTATCCTTTAAGATTCCTCCAGGGGAAAAGAAAGATATCGTGATCTCTGGACTCGGTTGGATCACTCCTGGACAAACAGGTGCCTGGGTTGATGTGCACGTACCTGTTGGGGTCTCTGTTGTGTTGCGAAATTCTCTCATATAG
- the aroE gene encoding shikimate dehydrogenase, translating to MNNQTVMTGLFGNPVSQSMSPDMHNAAFKYLELNYAYAAFAISKENLPEAVRGIRALGFRGINVTIPHKVEVMKYLDEIDDEAREIGAVNTIVNQDGRLIGYNTDGQGFVLSLLEETGVQLKGKRVLMIGAGGAARAVAVSLARHGVQQIVVANRSQEKAEELAAHLKKHTDASAIQLNDLNAQQFAETDLLINTTSIGMYPEVDVLPIPGEYLHKGLLVSDLIYNPLETKLLKEAKMIGAKTHNGMGMFIQQGALAFALWTQCDAPIDVMKETVLKKLKSK from the coding sequence ATGAATAATCAAACCGTTATGACAGGGCTGTTTGGTAATCCAGTTAGCCAATCTATGTCACCGGATATGCATAATGCAGCCTTTAAATACTTAGAGCTTAATTATGCTTATGCTGCTTTTGCTATTTCCAAGGAGAACTTGCCCGAAGCTGTTAGAGGAATAAGGGCGTTAGGGTTTAGAGGAATCAATGTCACCATTCCGCATAAGGTTGAGGTAATGAAATACTTGGATGAAATTGACGATGAGGCAAGGGAAATCGGCGCTGTAAATACCATTGTGAATCAAGACGGAAGGTTGATTGGGTATAATACAGATGGACAAGGTTTTGTGTTGTCCTTACTTGAGGAAACCGGTGTTCAATTGAAAGGGAAACGCGTTCTTATGATTGGGGCTGGTGGTGCTGCCCGAGCTGTTGCTGTCTCTTTGGCTAGGCATGGGGTCCAGCAAATCGTCGTAGCTAATCGCAGTCAAGAAAAGGCCGAAGAGCTGGCTGCTCATCTGAAAAAACATACCGATGCTTCAGCCATCCAGTTGAATGATTTAAATGCCCAACAATTTGCTGAAACAGATCTGTTAATTAACACGACTTCTATCGGAATGTATCCAGAAGTGGATGTCCTACCAATTCCTGGAGAGTATCTCCATAAAGGTTTGTTAGTAAGTGATCTGATCTATAATCCTTTAGAAACCAAGCTGCTTAAGGAAGCCAAAATGATAGGTGCAAAGACTCATAATGGAATGGGAATGTTCATCCAACAGGGGGCATTGGCTTTTGCGTTATGGACCCAATGCGATGCTCCAATAGATGTGATGAAAGAAACCGTCCTGAAAAAGCTTAAGAGCAAGTAA
- the yhbY gene encoding ribosome assembly RNA-binding protein YhbY: MLTGKQKRFLRAEAHHLTPIFQVGKGGVNENLIKQIEEALEVRELIKVSILDTCGEDKNEVAERLSEGANAELVQLIGRTVVLYKESREHKSIVLPT; encoded by the coding sequence ATGCTAACCGGAAAGCAGAAGCGTTTTTTGCGTGCAGAAGCTCACCACTTAACCCCAATTTTTCAAGTGGGAAAAGGTGGAGTAAATGAGAACTTAATTAAACAAATTGAAGAAGCCTTAGAGGTGCGTGAATTAATTAAGGTATCTATTTTAGATACTTGCGGTGAAGATAAGAACGAAGTGGCCGAAAGGTTATCTGAGGGAGCAAATGCTGAACTTGTGCAATTGATTGGCCGAACTGTCGTATTGTACAAAGAATCTCGTGAACATAAATCGATCGTGCTTCCCACTTAA
- a CDS encoding nicotinate-nucleotide adenylyltransferase, with protein sequence MGGTFDPIHVVHMMVADQVCQQLKLDQVWFMPAHIPPHKEGSTVSDSLHRVKMVELAIEKIPYFELSSFELERPGPSYTIDTVLLLRKEFPECEFFFIIGGDMIDYLPNWHRIDELVHLVQFVGVHRPGYLPNNEFSEHHVIIVSMPQMELSSTYIRNHRRIGGSIRFMVTEEVERYIEENRLYES encoded by the coding sequence ATGGGGGGAACGTTTGACCCTATTCATGTCGTCCATATGATGGTGGCAGATCAAGTTTGTCAACAGCTTAAACTTGACCAGGTTTGGTTTATGCCGGCTCATATTCCTCCTCATAAGGAAGGAAGTACCGTCTCAGATTCACTCCATCGAGTAAAGATGGTCGAATTGGCTATAGAGAAAATTCCTTATTTTGAGCTGAGCTCATTTGAATTGGAACGTCCAGGTCCCTCTTACACGATAGATACGGTACTTCTCCTTAGGAAGGAGTTTCCAGAGTGTGAGTTCTTCTTTATTATTGGAGGAGATATGATCGATTACTTGCCGAACTGGCATCGAATTGATGAATTGGTGCATCTTGTTCAGTTTGTAGGAGTTCATCGCCCTGGGTACCTGCCTAATAATGAGTTCTCTGAACACCACGTTATCATCGTCAGTATGCCGCAGATGGAGTTATCATCAACGTATATCCGCAATCATAGACGAATCGGAGGCTCGATTCGCTTTATGGTGACAGAAGAGGTTGAAAGATATATTGAGGAGAATCGGTTGTATGAATCCTGA